The Bacteroidota bacterium genome window below encodes:
- a CDS encoding T9SS type A sorting domain-containing protein, which produces MKKISFAYFLACALSLYILLSSYSSGPGTNGFDCTGAETGLGNPSGCTTCHGSAATSGISIAIELDSAGVPTTHYSGGKSYTVILTGTNNTSTVLPKYGFQMGSIKGSFAVVTPTNAGTWASPYPTLTHYAAPSPGNYVVGVVEHTASLSPTSGTGGMGTIYSQTFNWTAPASGTGTISIWAALNAVNANGLADTGDHWNKVHVIINEWSITGTANLAEESAEIKAYPNPVTDVLNLQMQNLPAGMYALSVFDASGRKIFSKNVEAGGTNFTETISATGWKRGMYKALIEKDNFFRQISIVK; this is translated from the coding sequence ATGAAAAAAATTTCTTTCGCTTACTTCCTCGCTTGCGCCCTTTCGCTTTACATCCTTCTGAGCAGTTATAGTTCAGGACCCGGCACAAACGGCTTTGATTGCACGGGCGCTGAAACAGGGCTTGGCAATCCCAGCGGCTGCACCACCTGCCACGGCTCCGCTGCCACCAGCGGCATCAGCATTGCCATTGAACTGGATTCTGCCGGAGTTCCCACCACGCATTACTCGGGCGGAAAATCCTACACCGTTATACTCACCGGCACCAATAACACTTCCACCGTTCTTCCCAAATACGGTTTCCAGATGGGAAGCATTAAGGGTTCTTTTGCAGTGGTTACTCCCACCAACGCAGGAACGTGGGCTTCGCCTTATCCAACTTTAACACATTATGCTGCCCCTTCACCGGGAAATTATGTGGTGGGCGTGGTGGAACACACGGCATCGCTCTCCCCCACTTCGGGCACGGGCGGAATGGGAACCATCTATTCACAAACATTTAACTGGACGGCACCTGCTTCGGGCACCGGCACCATTTCAATATGGGCGGCACTGAATGCGGTGAACGCAAACGGACTCGCTGATACGGGCGACCACTGGAACAAAGTGCATGTGATAATCAATGAATGGAGCATTACCGGCACAGCAAATCTTGCAGAGGAGAGCGCGGAAATAAAAGCGTATCCCAATCCGGTAACCGATGTGTTGAACCTGCAAATGCAAAATCTTCCTGCGGGCATGTACGCGCTTTCGGTGTTTGATGCAAGCGGAAGAAAAATTTTCTCGAAGAATGTTGAAGCAGGCGGAACTAATTTTACCGAAACAATTTCCGCCACCGGCTGGAAGCGCGGCATGTATAAAGCGCTTATTGAAAAAGATAATTTCTTCCGGCAGATTTCTATCGTGAAGTGA
- a CDS encoding 2Fe-2S iron-sulfur cluster binding domain-containing protein: MAKFHKLKISDVRKETSDCVSVAFEIPASLKEEYKFIQGQYLTLKLFVSGEEIRRSYSICSGVHEGELRVAIKRVKEGKGSNFINDNFNVRQEVEVMTPMGGFHSPMNPYHKKNYVLFAGGSGITPMCSIIKTVLHDEPNSTILLFYGNLNEDATIFRKQLNELKDKNSQRLKLFYILDKPQHPIDETFKGIMTGEKVQLLIVKFVDMSKDNEFFICGPTPMMDNVRKVLEDLAAEKNKIHIEYFTSSSEPVGATIAPLLEKIISQVTVSQYGVETSFKLSSDGKAILDAAIEHGVDAPFACKGAVCATCRAKLLEGKVHMNKNFALTDSEVKEGYILTCQSHPLTPVVKVDYDM, translated from the coding sequence ATGGCAAAGTTCCACAAACTAAAAATATCTGATGTGCGCAAGGAAACTTCCGATTGCGTGTCGGTTGCATTTGAAATTCCGGCTTCGCTGAAAGAAGAATATAAATTCATCCAGGGGCAATACCTCACGCTGAAACTTTTTGTAAGCGGAGAAGAAATCCGCAGGAGTTATTCCATTTGCAGCGGAGTTCACGAAGGAGAATTACGAGTTGCAATCAAGCGCGTGAAAGAGGGCAAAGGTTCCAACTTTATCAATGATAATTTTAATGTTCGACAAGAAGTGGAGGTGATGACTCCGATGGGAGGATTTCATTCCCCGATGAATCCCTATCACAAAAAAAATTATGTGCTGTTCGCGGGCGGAAGTGGAATCACTCCGATGTGTTCCATCATCAAAACTGTTTTGCATGATGAGCCGAACTCAACCATTTTACTTTTCTACGGAAACCTGAATGAAGACGCAACCATTTTCAGAAAGCAACTGAACGAACTCAAGGATAAAAATTCTCAGCGGCTGAAACTATTTTACATTCTTGACAAACCGCAGCATCCTATTGACGAAACTTTCAAGGGAATAATGACTGGAGAAAAAGTTCAACTGCTCATCGTAAAATTTGTGGACATGAGCAAGGACAATGAATTCTTTATTTGTGGTCCCACACCCATGATGGATAACGTGCGGAAAGTTCTCGAAGATTTAGCGGCAGAAAAAAATAAAATTCACATAGAGTATTTCACTTCTTCATCAGAACCCGTTGGCGCCACCATTGCACCACTTCTTGAAAAAATAATTTCGCAGGTAACTGTTTCACAATACGGAGTCGAAACTTCTTTTAAACTTTCTTCCGATGGAAAAGCAATTCTGGATGCAGCCATTGAGCATGGAGTGGATGCCCCTTTCGCCTGCAAAGGCGCAGTGTGCGCAACGTGCAGGGCAAAACTCCTCGAAGGAAAAGTTCACATGAATAAAAACTTCGCGCTCACCGATTCCGAAGTTAAAGAAGGATATATTCTCACCTGCCAGAGCCATCCGCTCACGCCTGTGGTGAAGGTGGATTACGATATGTAA
- a CDS encoding NADH:ubiquinone oxidoreductase — MLDNLKILFHQGKQYIPDVTNAEMPGIFRGRPIINSEKINEDEFMEICPTNAIEKNPVSIDLGKCTFCGECAFAFPNKIKFTTDYKISSNERERLIIKEGEDKPIELNPSLIRKEISEYFSGSLKLRQVSAGGDNSCELELNACGNVNFDMGRFGIEFVASPRHADGIVITGPISENMAEPLQICYDATPEPKIIILAGTDAISGGIFSGSPALNRNFLSKYKIDLFVPGNPVHPLTFINGILELIRKRK, encoded by the coding sequence ATGTTAGACAACCTCAAAATATTATTTCACCAGGGGAAACAATACATTCCCGATGTAACTAATGCGGAAATGCCGGGAATTTTCAGAGGCAGACCAATTATCAATTCCGAAAAAATAAACGAAGATGAATTCATGGAAATTTGTCCGACCAATGCGATTGAAAAAAATCCTGTGAGCATTGATTTGGGCAAATGCACTTTTTGCGGTGAGTGCGCATTTGCTTTTCCGAATAAAATAAAATTTACGACTGACTATAAAATTTCTTCCAACGAAAGAGAACGATTAATCATTAAAGAAGGAGAGGACAAGCCGATTGAATTAAATCCCTCCCTGATTCGCAAAGAAATCTCAGAATACTTCAGCGGCTCATTAAAGTTAAGACAAGTTTCTGCAGGAGGAGATAACAGTTGTGAATTGGAACTGAACGCTTGCGGAAATGTGAATTTTGATATGGGACGTTTCGGAATTGAGTTTGTGGCTTCTCCGCGCCATGCCGATGGAATTGTAATCACGGGACCAATTTCAGAAAACATGGCGGAACCATTGCAGATTTGCTACGATGCAACTCCCGAACCTAAAATTATCATCCTCGCAGGAACGGACGCCATCAGCGGAGGAATTTTTTCTGGCAGTCCCGCGCTGAACAGAAATTTTCTCAGCAAATACAAAATTGATTTGTTTGTTCCGGGAAATCCTGTTCATCCGCTTACATTCATCAATGGAATTTTAGAGTTGATTAGGAAAAGGAAATGA
- a CDS encoding NADH-quinone oxidoreductase subunit C — protein MKNNQRISLPSIPTLEYKKFLEQNVSLLKEPNNHCVNYYGFPSGGKIKLLCCIANDKEGTILVSSSYAEQNQLLPSFTNYNLAFHIFERELHENFGIKYSDHPWLKPVRFPFDRADKNSSSRNYPFYKIDSEELHEVGVGPIHAGVIEPGHFRFICNGEQILHLEIQLGFQHRGIEKLFLEKKIFLQRTTLAENIAGDTVAGHTTAFVNLWESLCNYKAEDDLKFSRTLALELERIAIHTGDLSALCTDIAYQLGSAVFGRLRTPLINYFQIWCGNRLAKGLIRAGKNNFPFTNELKNILEKLLHDYENDFDEICKEAFSLSTVLARFEKTGTVSNKDAFSIGTVGMSARMSGIERDVRKSHPHDLYSSFNHQPITKNHGDVYSRVQIRKEEIKQSIGYIRKLLENIPQQNKNRNPLSLSQPDSFCISLVEGWRGEICHCAITDEKGELAHYKVKDPSFHNWLALALAVRQNEISDFPVCNKSFNLSYCGHDL, from the coding sequence ATAAAAAATAACCAGCGGATTTCTTTGCCGTCAATTCCAACTTTGGAGTATAAAAAATTTCTGGAACAAAATGTTTCTCTACTGAAGGAACCGAATAATCATTGTGTGAACTACTATGGATTTCCATCCGGTGGAAAAATAAAATTGCTTTGCTGCATCGCAAATGATAAAGAAGGAACTATTTTGGTTTCCTCTTCTTACGCTGAACAAAATCAACTGCTGCCTTCATTTACAAATTACAACCTTGCCTTTCACATTTTTGAAAGGGAACTCCACGAAAATTTTGGCATAAAATATTCTGACCATCCATGGCTGAAGCCCGTTCGTTTTCCATTTGACAGGGCGGATAAAAATTCTTCCAGTAGAAATTATCCGTTCTATAAAATTGACAGCGAAGAACTGCACGAAGTCGGTGTGGGACCCATTCATGCGGGCGTGATTGAACCCGGGCATTTTCGTTTCATCTGCAACGGGGAACAAATCCTTCATCTCGAAATTCAATTGGGGTTTCAGCATCGTGGAATTGAAAAACTTTTTTTAGAAAAGAAAATTTTTTTACAGCGAACAACTCTCGCAGAAAATATTGCCGGAGATACCGTTGCCGGACACACAACCGCTTTTGTAAATCTCTGGGAATCTCTCTGTAATTACAAAGCCGAAGATGATTTGAAATTTTCCCGCACGCTCGCTCTTGAACTGGAACGCATCGCCATTCACACAGGAGATTTGAGCGCACTCTGCACCGACATTGCTTACCAACTCGGAAGTGCAGTGTTCGGAAGATTACGGACACCACTCATCAATTATTTTCAAATCTGGTGCGGAAACCGTTTGGCAAAAGGATTAATCCGCGCAGGGAAAAATAATTTTCCTTTCACCAATGAATTAAAAAATATTCTTGAAAAACTTCTGCATGATTATGAAAATGACTTTGATGAAATCTGCAAGGAAGCATTTTCGCTTTCAACGGTTCTTGCTCGCTTTGAAAAAACAGGAACAGTTTCTAATAAGGATGCTTTTTCCATCGGCACTGTCGGAATGTCGGCAAGGATGAGCGGAATAGAAAGAGATGTGCGCAAATCACATCCTCACGATTTATATTCTTCATTCAATCATCAGCCCATTACAAAAAATCACGGAGATGTATATTCGCGCGTGCAAATTAGAAAAGAAGAAATAAAACAATCCATCGGATACATTCGGAAACTTTTAGAAAATATTCCGCAGCAAAATAAAAATCGGAATCCTTTATCGCTTTCTCAGCCGGATTCTTTTTGTATTTCACTCGTGGAGGGTTGGCGCGGAGAAATTTGTCATTGCGCCATCACCGATGAAAAAGGAGAACTTGCACATTACAAAGTGAAAGACCCATCATTTCACAACTGGCTTGCGCTTGCTTTGGCAGTGAGACAGAATGAAATTTCTGATTTCCCCGTGTGCAACAAAAGTTTCAATTTATCTTATTGCGGACACGATTTGTAA
- a CDS encoding NADH-quinone oxidoreductase subunit H, with product MPSFVLIIFASLFFPGIIIRTKSIASGRKGPEIFQPLKDIFRLLKKGAVYSKTSSIIFQIAPAIYFSSVLAAILVVPFGNHKGIISFEGDFLFFIYILALGKFFMIVSSLDTGSSFEGMGASREALYSMLAEPALFILIGCFAMMTGKISFADLFSSLHFGSYISYAIGVLGTYMLVMLAMVENSRMPVDDPKTHLELTMIHEVMILDNSGFDLGLILFTGNLKFAMYGALIANFFFGGFPIHIDILIFAATQIAFAIIIGLIESFMARFRMNHNPQFIFTLSSVALLIFIGILLMKNNLL from the coding sequence ATGCCAAGTTTCGTTCTGATAATTTTCGCTTCTTTGTTTTTCCCGGGAATTATTATCCGTACAAAAAGCATTGCTTCCGGAAGAAAAGGTCCGGAAATTTTTCAGCCGCTTAAAGATATTTTCCGCCTATTGAAAAAAGGAGCAGTATACAGCAAAACATCGAGCATCATTTTTCAAATAGCTCCGGCAATTTATTTTTCTTCAGTGCTGGCGGCAATCCTTGTCGTTCCATTCGGAAATCACAAAGGAATAATTTCTTTTGAGGGCGACTTTTTATTTTTTATTTATATCCTCGCGCTCGGAAAATTCTTTATGATTGTTTCTTCGCTTGATACCGGAAGCAGTTTTGAGGGAATGGGCGCTAGCCGCGAAGCGCTTTATTCCATGCTTGCCGAGCCGGCACTTTTTATTCTCATAGGATGTTTTGCGATGATGACTGGAAAAATTTCTTTTGCGGATTTATTTTCATCGCTCCATTTTGGTTCGTACATTTCTTATGCTATTGGTGTATTGGGCACATACATGCTTGTGATGCTCGCGATGGTGGAAAATTCACGCATGCCTGTGGATGACCCGAAAACTCATCTTGAACTCACGATGATTCACGAAGTGATGATTCTTGACAACAGCGGTTTTGATTTGGGATTAATTCTTTTCACAGGCAATTTGAAATTCGCAATGTATGGCGCGCTTATAGCAAATTTTTTCTTCGGAGGATTTCCGATTCATATTGACATTTTAATTTTCGCTGCTACGCAAATCGCATTTGCAATAATCATTGGATTGATTGAATCATTTATGGCGCGTTTCCGAATGAATCACAATCCGCAATTTATTTTTACGCTTTCATCGGTTGCACTTTTAATTTTCATAGGAATTCTTCTGATGAAAAATAATTTGCTCTGA